Proteins encoded together in one Miscanthus floridulus cultivar M001 chromosome 16, ASM1932011v1, whole genome shotgun sequence window:
- the LOC136510799 gene encoding uncharacterized mitochondrial protein AtMg00810-like, with translation MWVMVLGSKGEAADVIRRSQAAAEAECGRKLRVLRTDNGGEFIVAEFASYYADEGIQRHYSASYNPQQNGVVERRNQTDDSEITLRQTTYAKHVVELAGLTDCNPGLTPMEERLKLSRDSTTEEVDTTQYRRLVGSLRYLAHTRPDLAFSVSYVSRFMQRQTTEHQQAVKRIIRYVAGTLDHGLYYPRCPGATHFVGYSDSDHAGDSDTTVLLVAA, from the exons atgtgggtgatggtcctcggcagcaagggagaggctgcggacgtcATCAGGCGCtcacaggctgctgcggaggcggagtgcggccgcaagctacgcgtgctgcgcaccgacaacggcggcgaattcatagtggctgaattcgcgtcgtactacgctgatgagggcattcagcgccactactccgcgtcgTACAACccacagcagaacggcgtcgtcgagcgacgCAACCaaacg gatgactccgagatcacgcttcgacagaccaccTACGCCAagcacgtcgttgagctagctgggctcaccgactgcaacccaggtctcactccgatggaggagaggctgaagctgagccgcgacagcacgacggaggaggtggacactACGCaataccggcgtcttgtggggagccttcgctacctcgcccacacacggccggacttggcattctccgtcagCTACgtcagtcggttcatgcagcgacagacgacggagcaccagcaggctgtgaagaggatcatccgctacgttgcggggactctcgaccacggcctctactaccctaggtgtccTGGGGCgacacacttcgtcgggtacagcgatagcgaccacgccggcgacagcga